From the Ctenopharyngodon idella isolate HZGC_01 chromosome 3, HZGC01, whole genome shotgun sequence genome, one window contains:
- the si:ch211-11k18.4 gene encoding uncharacterized protein si:ch211-11k18.4, translating to MSGKIKSRSAANADTVSGSVSCDERILRDCHQMYINPESGLITIAQTVGVTLLPPRKKITVMLMGNHSAGKSSFINWYVEEHIQRTGVAIETQGFSFVTSGRKRESLTGNATLHLYPHFKPLQDFKGVSEYLGTEICTSRQKRFSLVTFVDTPGLVDGDMKYPFDVDQAVLWLGELCDLILVFFDPMGQALCKRTLSIVEKLNEKQGDRLRFYLSKADEAGGESDRQRVMMQIVQELCKRPGLNKCGFDMPTIYVPNPNKPSRCVNQIEEVCRTIEKTINQTVQNTLNSLEKDCNLITEAITETLDNDRHCSIENRRARFKGCLLGMLGFTVPLVLLVILVLGSLSREVLELMLGNNGTEALSLYVAPAVKAFESLSVEVQLYSCAGLVLLSFIFLLLARFSFRTKPTLSGKQKRQLQEKLEYVQEVVKTKKKNLYEEYLRQSVGDQDMN from the exons ATGTCTGGGAAAATCAAAAGCAGGAGTGCTGCAAATGCCGACACAGTATCTGGCAGTGTGTCTTGCGACGAGCGCATCTTACGGGACTGCCATCAGATGTACATCAATCCGGAAAGcg GACTAATAACAATCGCTCAAACTGTTGGGGTGACCTTGCTGCCTCCCCGGAAAAAGATAACTGTGATGTTGATGGGGAACCACTCAGCTGGAAAGAGCAGCTTTATCAATTG GTATGTGGAGGAGCATATACAAAGGACAGGGGTCGCTATAGAGACGCAGGGCTTCAGCTTTGTTACCAGTGGGCGAAAGAGGGAATCGCTCACC GGAAATGCAACGCTCCATCTCTATCCGCACTTCAAACCACTGCAAGACTTTAAAG GGGTTTCAGAATACCTTGGCACTGAGATTTGCACTTCACGACAGAAACGTTTCAGCTTGGTGACTTTTGTTGATACTCCTGGTCTGGTGGATGGTGATATGAAGTACCCCTTTGACGTGGACCAAGCTGTTCTGTGGCTCG GTGAGCTCTGTGACCTGATCCTGGTCTTCTTTGACCCAATGGGACAGGCTTTATGCAAGCGAACGCTCAGCATTGTAGAGAAACTGAATGAGAAGCAAGGGGACCGTCTTCGTTTTTATCTCAGTAAAGCTGACGAGGCTGGAGGAGAGTCTGATCGACAA AGAGTTATGATGCAGATTGTGCAGGAGCTTTGCAAGCGTCCGGGACTCAACAAGTGTGGCTTTGACATGCCCACCATCTACGTTCCCAACCCTAATAAG CCCAGCCGATGTGTCAATCAGATTGAGGAGGTGTGTCGGACTATAGAAAAGACCATTAACCAGACTGTGCAGAACACGCTTAACTCATTGGAGAAGGACTGTAACCTCATCACTGAGGCCATCACTGAGACACTTGATAATGACAG GCACTGCAGTATAGAGAACCGTCGAGCACGTTTTAAGGGTTGTTTGCTGGGCATGCTGGGTTTCACTGTGCCCCTAGTGCTGCTCGTCATCCTGGTGCTTGGCAGCCTCTCCAGGGAAGTACTGGAGCTCATGCTGGGAAATAACGGCACAGAGGCACTGTCGCTATATGTG GCTCCTGCAGTGAAGGCGTTTGAGTCCCTGTCAGTGGAAGTGCAGCTGTACAGTTGTGCTGGACTGGTGCTGTTGTCCTTCATCTTTCTCCTCCTTGCGCGCTTCTCTTTCAG AACTAAACCAACACTCTCTGGGAAACAAAAGAGACAGCTTCAGGAAAAACTGGAGTATGTCCAAGAGGTGGTCAAGACCAAAAAG aaaaatctctatgaggagtacCTGCGTCAGAGTGTGGGTGATCAGGACATGAACTGA
- the ypel3 gene encoding protein yippee-like 3, translating into MVKQTKAKTFQAYLDSCHRRYSCVHCRAHLANHDDLISKSFQGSQGRAYLFNSVVNVGCGPAEERLLLTGLHAVADIYCENCHTTLGWKYEQAFELSQKYKEGKFIIELSHMIKDNGWD; encoded by the exons ATGGTGAAGCAGACCAAGGCCAAAACTTTCCAGGCCTATCTGGACTCCTGTCACCGTCGCTACAGCTGCGTCCACTGCCGTGCACACCTGGCCAACCATGATGACCTAATTTCAAAG TCATTTCAAGGCAGCCAAGGACGCGCCTACCTGTTCAATTCTGT gGTGAATGTAGGTTGTGGTCCAGCAGAGGAAAGGCTGCTGCTGACCGGTCTTCATGCTGTGGCTGATATTTACTGTGAGAACTGCCACACCACACTGGGCTGGAAATAT GAGCAGGCATTTGAGTTAAGTCAGAAGTATAAGGAGGGGAAGTTTATTATTGAATTATCTCACATGATTAAGGATAATGGCTGGGACTGA